The Daucus carota subsp. sativus chromosome 7, DH1 v3.0, whole genome shotgun sequence genome window below encodes:
- the LOC108195926 gene encoding serine/threonine-protein kinase PCRK1, producing MMGCFRVSKGKKKRSEQNMYVKRVNPQDHPPTALPEPPTQTRSLQSAPSSFRDRVKQQPNSSTNSRARALSAPSSLDTAEQDALSVDYEEQEGSKSRFGSMKERQTPNPIPLPLPAPQNASVMKKLGSFKVMNASGQHNISGPLPLPPALPPSIPSTSPQTLPIKGKVRNFSYEELATACNNFSAERCLSVGLSSTIYKASFGDDKHGSRKLDATVTRFKSSTQGQKEFINEVNTLASLQHPSICKLLGFHAHEGSEWRMLVYERLYHGSLDLLLYGKSDHPLLDWNARMKVASCAAQGLTFLHDEGPFQAMFHEFSTRNIQIDKDFSAKLSGYGCISHIPETYISSTSVARTHPSVEIPEKGLLTPKSNVWSFGVVLLELLTGRRNLDIHQAKEEMNLVKWSWPYLSDDGKLSLIMDPQLKGWFPASAARQLADITQRCLQTDPSERPTMRTVAEHLKMIQQMKFSSRLPLQEPGSHVPRNMMRSPSLNGIITPGPQLSLSPSLTTRLSASQTSPLGIPHFMSPQNLSTVSGRI from the exons ATGATGGGATGTTTTAGAGTTTCAAAAGGCAAGAAGAAGAGGTCAGAGCAGAATATGTATGTAAAACGAGTTAACCCTCAGGACCATCCACCCACTGCATTGCCAGAACCGCCAACTCAAACTCGAAGTTTACAGTCTGCCCCATCGAGTTTCAGAGACAGGGTTAAACAGCAACCTAATAGCAGCACCAACAGTAGAGCACGGGCTCTATCTGCACCTTCAAGCTTGGATACAGCAGAGCAAGATGCTCTGTCAGTTGATTATGAGGAACAAGAGGGCTCCAAGAGTCGTTTTGGATCAATGAAAGAACGTCAGACCCCAAATCCCATACCCCTTCCTCTTCCTGCTCCTCAAAATGCTTCAGTTATGAAAAAACTGGGGAGTTTTAAGGTAATGAATGCCAGTGGCCAACATAATATATCTGGTCCACTGCCACTGCCTCCTGCATTACCTCCTTCAATACCTTCCACATCTCCTCAAACCCTACCTATTAAAGGAAAAGTGAGGAACTTCTCATATGAAGAACTTGCGACTGCCTGTAATAATTTCTCTGCAGAGCGGTGTTTGTCAGTGGGTCTTTCTTCCACTATATACAAAGCATCCTTTGGTGATGACAAACATGGTTCAAGAAAACTTGACGCTACTGTGACTCGGTTTAAGTCATCAACCCAG GGTCAGAAAGAATTTATAAATGAGGTGAATACACTTGCCAGTTTGCAACACCCTTCTATTTGCAAATTACTTGGTTTTCATGCACACGAGGGTTCCGAATGGAGGATGCTAGTGTATGAGAGGTTATATCATGGAAGCTTAGACCTCCTTTTATATGGAAAATCTGATCACCCTCTATTAGATTGGAATGCCCGAATGAAAGTTGCTTCATGTGCTGCACAGGGTCTCACTTTCCTGCATGATGAAGGGCCTTTCCAG GCAATGTTTCATGAATTTTCGACTCGAAATATACAAATCGacaaagatttcagtgcaaaaCTATCTGGATATGGTTGCATAAGCCACATCCCTGAGACGTACATATCAAGCACTTCGGTT GCACGGACACATCCTTCAGTCGAGATACCAGAAAAAGGACTGCTCACACCTAAGAGCAATGTCTGGAGTTTTGGTGTTGTGCTTCTTGAATTGCTTACAGGTAGGAGAAATCTTGACATTCACCAAGCCAAGGAGGAGATGAACTTAGTTAAGTGGAGCTGGCCGTATTTATCAGATGATGGTAAGTTGTCACTGATTATGGACCCTCAGCTCAAAGGGTGGTTCCCAGCCAGTGCAGCACGGCAATTAGCTGATATAACTCAAAGATGTCTTCAAACAGATCCGTCAGAAAGGCCAACAATGAGGACCGTTGCTGAACATCTCAAAATGATACAACAAATGAAATTTTCATCCCGGTTGCCTTTGCAAGAGCCAGGATCACATGTTCCCAGAAACATGATGAGATCACCTAGCCTGAATGGTATAATCACGCCAGGACCCCAATTGAGTTTGTCTCCATCACTAACAACCAGATTATCGGCTTCTCAGACGAGTCCACTTGGAATCCCGCATTTTATGTCTCCCCAAAATTTATCTACTGTCAGTGGTAGAATTTGA
- the LOC108193774 gene encoding uncharacterized protein LOC108193774, with product MKMKMAVMFVLVSLLILQSQAYRPGDIVPMSKMGQYHSTRTVWTDMIGRHCPIFGVNREVLIPIPKPTGYTGADPYKISFQVGREKFLVPWLLLINRKSTEVPMIDVHLRYSGNDMLGVTAKVVDMPHRYIELHPDIRKQFWDSQHWPKHVLVRYTWKEQSEIDVAAGFYVLFGSALLMSVILSIFILQSSGDKFSRFVKETVAETSMPGGGVAKVE from the exons atgaagatgaagatggcGGTGATGTTTGTGTTGGTATCACTACTTATATTGCAGTCCCAAGCTTATAGGCCAGGTGATATCGTTCCCATGAGCAAAATGGGTCAATACCACTCT ACGAGAACTGTTTGGACTGACATGATTGGTCGCCACTGTCCCATTTTCGGTGTCAATCGTGAG GTTTTGATTCCTATACCAAAGCCAACTGGTTATACTGGAGCTGATCCATATAAGAT ATCATTTCAAGTTGGAAGAGAAAAGTTTCTTGTTCCCTGGCTTCTTTTAATAAATAGGAAAAGTACTGAGGTTCCTATGATTGATGTGCATCTG AGGTACTCAGGAAATGATATGCTCGGTGTTACTGCTAAAGTTGTAGATATGCCTCATCGTT ATATTGAACTCCATCCTGATATAAGGAAACAATTTTGGGACTCACAACATTGGCCAAAACACGTGCTTGTCAGATATACATG GAAGGAGCAGTCTGAGATAGATGTGGCAGCTGGGTTCTATGTCCTCTTTGGATCGG CATTACTCATGTCTGTTATTCTCTCGATCTTCATATTGCAGTCCTCTGGAGACAAATTCTCAAG GTTTGTTAAAGAAACTGTTGCAGAGACCAGCATGCCAGGCGGCGGAGTGGCAAAAGTTGAATGA
- the LOC108194124 gene encoding cationic peroxidase 1, whose amino-acid sequence MAASSSLSATKLYLCFISLLFTIASAQLSSTFYSSSCPNALSIIKSAVTSAVNSEARMGASLLRLHFHDCFANGCDASVLLDDTANFTGEKTAPTNSGSLRGFDVVDTIKTNLESSCAGVVSCADILAVAARDSVVALGGNSWTVVLGRRDSTTASLSTVNSDIPGPNLNLSGLISSFSKKGFTTKEMVTLSGAHTIGQARCQNFRNRAYNEANIQAAYKTTLQGRCPSSGGNNNLAPLDIGSATTFDNSYFTNLVSLKGLLHSDQQLFNNGSTDAQVSSYSSNQATFLSDFATAMVKMGNLSPLTGTNGQIRKNCRKTN is encoded by the exons ATGGCTGCATCATCTTCGTTATCAGCTACTAAATTATACTTGTGCTTTATAAGCCTGCTCTTCACTATAGCTTCGGCTCAGTTGTCTTCTACATTCTACTCATCTTCATGCCCGAATGCCCTTTCAATTATCAAATCCGCCGTGACATCTGCTGTAAATAGCGAGGCTCGCATGGGAGCTTCCTTGCTTCGCCTTCACTTCCATGACTGTTTTGCTAAT GGTTGTGATGCTTCAGTCTTACTAGACGACACTGCCAACTTTACCGGAGAGAAAACGGCTCCTACAAACAGTGGATCATTGAGAGGTTTCGATGTTGTGGATACCATTAAAACGAACCTCGAGAGTTCATGCGCCGGAGTTGTGTCTTGTGCGGATATCTTAGCTGTGGCCGCCAGAGATTCCGTTGTCGCA CTTGGTGGAAATAGTTGGACAGTGGTATTGGGCCGAAGGGATTCGACTACAGCAAGTCTGAGTACCGTCAACTCCGACATTCCCGGTCCCAATTTGAATCTCAGTGGTCTCATATCTTCATTCTCCAAGAAAGGTTTTACCACCAAAGAGATGGTCACACTTTCAG GAGCTCACACAATAGGTCAAGCCAGGTGCCAGAACTTCAGAAACAGGGCTTACAATGAAGCCAATATCCAAGCTGCATACAAGACGACATTGCAAGGTAGATGTCCTAGCTCAGGCGGAAACAACAACCTAGCTCCTCTTGACATTGGAAGTGCAACAACATTTGATAACTCATATTTCACCAATTTGGTAAGCCTCAAGGGTCTTCTTCATTCGGATCAACAGCTCTTCAATAACGGTTCCACCGATGCTCAAGTCAGTTCATACAGTTCAAACCAGGCTACATTCTTATCTGACTTTGCCACTGCAATGGTAAAGATGGGAAACCTTAGCCCCCTCACGGGTACCAATGGTCAGATCAGGAAAAATTGCAGGAAAACGAACTAG